Proteins from one Sphaeramia orbicularis chromosome 17, fSphaOr1.1, whole genome shotgun sequence genomic window:
- the eif2b3 gene encoding translation initiation factor eIF2B subunit gamma has product MELQAVLMAAGGGSRMTDLTYNTPKAMLPVGNKPLIWYPLNLLERVGFEEVIVITTKEVQKMMSADPKIKHEVKMKLDVVCIQEDGDMGTADALRHIQQKIKTDILVVSCDLITDVALHEVVDLFRAHNATMAMLMSKAYEFTETVPGQKGKKKTAEQRDFVGVDHSGKRLLFMANEADLEDGLSIRKSIMRKHPRMHIKTGLVDAHLYCLKKAVVDFLTDNKSISSIRGELVPYLVRKQFSKTTSSQKIKDDTEDQNQKKNDGHTNQELLISSRDEPLLQLAHERSCWNDHRGDMSEAYHGGKLRCYVHIMDQGLCYRVNTLAAYIEANRQASKLFEESPVHPSAVISERCQMGTDSMIGALCQVADKTSIKRSTIGNSTTIKEKVKVASSIIMHGVTIEEGCNIQGSVICSNAVIGRGADLKYCLVGNGQRIEPEAERTNEVIVGTDQLMEI; this is encoded by the exons ATGGAGCTCCAGGCGGTGTTAATGGCAGCTGGAGGGGGTTCCCGTATGACTGACCTGACCTACAACACCCCTAAAGCAATGTTACCTGTTGGCAACAAACCCCTTATATGGTACCCGCTCAACCTGCTGGAGAGAGTGGGATTTGAAG AGGTGATAGTAATCACTACCAAAGAGGTCCAGAAGATGATGAGTGCAGACCCTAAAATAAAGCATGAGGTGAAGATGAAACTGGATGTGGTTTGTATCCAGGAAGATGGAGACATGGGTACAGCAGACGCTCTCAGACACATCCAGCAGAAGATcaag ACGGACATCCTGGTGGTGAGTTGTGACCTGATAACAGACGTAGCTCTCCATGAAGTAGTCGATCTCTTCAGAGCCCACAATGCAACGATGGCCATGTTAATGAGCAAAGCCTATGAGTTCACGGAGACGGTCCCAGGCCAGAAGGGCAAGAAAAAAACAG CTGAACAGAGAGATTTTGTGGGCGTGGATCACTCGGGCAAGAGGCTGCTGTTCATGGCCAATGAGGCAGATCTGGAGGATGGTCTGTCCATCAGAAAGTCCATCATGAGGAA ACATCCCAGGATGCATATCAAAACAGGCCTGGTGGACGCTCATCTCTACTGTCTGAAAAAAGCAGTGGTCGACTTTCTTACTGACAACAA ATCCATCTCATCAATCCGTGGCGAGTTGGTACCTTATTTGGTGCGCAAGCAGTTTTCCAAAACAACCAGCAGTCAGAAAATCAAAGATGACacagaggatcagaaccagaaGAAGAATGATGGCCACACCAATCAGG AACTTCTAATCTCATCTCGAGATGAGCCTCTCCTTCAACTGGCCCACGAGCGCTCCTGTTGGAACGACCATCGCGGTGACATGAGCGAGGCGTACCATGGGGGAAAGCTGCGCTGCTATGTTCACATTATGGACCAGGGCCTGTGCTACCGCGTCAACACTCTTGCTGCTTATATAGAAGCAAATCGACAG GCCTCAAAGCTCTTTGAGGAGTCACCAGTCCACCCTTCTGCTGTCATTTCTGAGAGATGCCAG ATGGGTACAGACAGTATGATCGGAGCGCTGTGCCAAGTCGCAGATAAAACTTCCATCAAGAGGTCCACTATCGGAAACTCCACTACCATCAAAGAGAAGGTCAAAGTTGCCAGCTCTATCATCATGCATGGTGTTACCATCGAAGAGGG GTGTAATATCCAGGGCAGTGTGATCTGTAGTAATGCTGTCATCGGCCGCGGAGCAGACCTCAAATACTGTCTGGTGGGAAACGGACAACGGATCGAACCAGAGG CTGAGAGGACTAATGAGGTCATCGTTGGAACAGACCAGCTGATGGAGATCTAA